In Pyrus communis chromosome 1, drPyrComm1.1, whole genome shotgun sequence, the following are encoded in one genomic region:
- the LOC137714387 gene encoding CRC domain-containing protein TSO1-like: MDSPEIPKIKANTSPSSDSPPVQESPVFSYINNLSPIQPVKASHAVQGFPGLSSPPLVFTSPRINTLRETSFLKRPQYPQLSSVGKTKAHDEAKKFVDVPVDSKKHITQLQMGLITDTQDCETNSSSEGVDEYLADPMEMDCTNSCQSVNPCLKESINASESEAPPEKAKEDLDGKQFDPKPVKNKVHSDGELPSSECPKVGSGLSIDNAFNGEYHLGFHNQGIGGRQQDDCDHNPPSPPGRLQIGQVYEDCTEKVGGTSKGMIGNMILHAPNKAKNDQGGMHRRCLQFEEAPPCATGKGDSSSVEKVNNSEPPASTAELEIVQVPNAATSKRQMGASLPPRYGGSSPLTVPKPSGIGLHLNSIVNAAPVVRGATTIKLADHYIGVQVMKSSSVVNHHLPENVRDETENSIAASSSITQSPDTVEFERHGSPSEKSKLDSQNVDSYMELNQSSSQKKRKKTPSSKDSDGCKRCNCKKSKCLKLYCDCFAAGVYCAETCACQGCFNIPDYEDTVLETRQQIEARNPLAFAPKIVQLEEEIQFTPASARHKRGCNCKKSMCLKKYCECYQANVGCSSGCRCDGCKNVYGRKGDFVPIEHGVIKDTISDKAGKETFDEKLEMVATKKDILSTDLYDLHNHTPLTPSFHCSDHANNIPKSPCLPTSYLRSPESDLTIISCYEKSTRFPLRNSKTGGILLETSKELSNMGYYHWREDYDNVGVADTFSTRYDAAPTTCHITPLSDLYSKASASSTSSRSDWKNASQAQLCPGSQGLSSSSSLHWCSSPVTPMARLGGTKSSQGLDFDNGLYDFLQEETPEILKDSSNPIRSVKVSSPNKKRVSPPHNHNHELGASSSGSLRSGRKFILKAVPSFPPLTPCSNSEGSDIIQNTSNLHDKGRKK; this comes from the exons ATGGATTCACCTGAAATTCCCAAAATCAAGGCCAACACTTCACCTTCCTCAGATTCTCCTCCAGTTcaa GAGTCACCAGTCTTCAGTTACATAAACAATTTATCACCAATACAGCCTGTGAAGGCTTCACATGCAGTGCAAGGGTTCCCGGGACTTAGCTCTCCTCCTCTTGTGTTCACGTCACCACGCATAAATACACTCCGGGAAACAAGTTTCCTGAAAAG GCCTCAATACCCGCAATTATCCAGTGTAGGAAAAACGAAAGCACATGATGAAGCCAAAAAGTTTGTTGATGTTCCAGTTGATTCCAAGAAACATATCACCCAACTGCAGATGGGATTGATTACTGATACTCAGGACTGTGAGACCAACAGTTCCTCGGAGGGTGTCGATGAATACTTAGCTGATCCCATGGAGATGGACTGTACGAATTCTTGTCAATCAGTCAATCCATGTTTGAAAGAATCTATCAATGCATCTGAATCTGAGGCACCACCAGAGAAGGCTAAAGAGGACCTTGATGGAAAGCAATTTGATCCAAAACCTGTGAAAAATAAAGTGCATAGTGATGGTGAGTTGCCATCTTCTGAGTGCCCAAAGGTTGGATCCGGCTTATCCATCGATAATGCTTTCAATGGGGAGTATCACCTAGGTTTTCATAATCAG GGTATTGGAGGTAGACAGCAGGATGATTGTGATCATAACCCTCCATCTCCTCCTGGACGTTTGCAGATTGGTCAGGTGTATGAGGATTGTACCGAGAAGGTTGGTGGAACCTCAAAGGGAATGATTGGAAACATGATATTGCATGCTCCTAATAAG GCCAAAAATGACCAAGGTGGCATGCATAGACGTTGCCTTCAGTTTGAAGAGGCACCTCCTTGTGCCACTGGAAAAGGAGACAGTTCTTCTGTAGAGAAAGTTAACAATTCAGAACCACCTGCCAGCACAGCAGAATTGGAGATTGTGCAAGTACCTAATGCAGCAACTTCCAAGAGACAGATGGGAGCCTCATTGCCACCTCGGTATGGTGGAAGCTCTCCTTTAACTGTTCCCAAACCATCAGGTATTGGCTTGCATCTAAATAGCATAGTCAATGCTGCACCTGTTGTTCGTGGTGCAACAACCATAAAATTAGCAGATCACTACATTGGTGTGCAAGTTATGAAATCATCATCTGTTGTGAACCACCATTTACCTGAGAATGTGAGGGATGAAACTGAGAATTCAATTGCCGCAAGCTCCTCCATCACCCAGTCTCCCGATACTGTGGAATTTGAGCGTCATGGATCTCCATCCGAGAAGAGCAAATTAGATTCTCAGAATGTTGATAGTTATATGGAGTTGAACCAATCTAGCTCACAAAAGAAAAG GAAAAAAACACCAAGCTCTAAAGATAGTGATGGGTGCAAGCGGTGCAACTGTAAGAAGTCCAAGTGCTTGAAACT TTATTGCGATTGTTTTGCTGCTGGAGTCTATTGTGCCGAAACTTGTGCTTGCCAAGGATGCTTTAATATACCTGATTATGAAGATACGGTTCTTGAGACGAGACAACAAATTGAAGCCCGTAATCCACTTGCATTTGCTCCCAAGATTGTACAGCTA GAAGAAGAAATTCAATTTACACCAGCCTCAGCAAGACACAAAAGGGGATGCAATTGCAAAAAGTCAATGTGTCTGAAAAAATATTGTGAATGCTATCAG GCCAATGTTGGATGCTCCAGTGGATGCCGGTGTGATGGATGTAAAAATGTTTATGGCAGAAAGGGAG ATTTTGTTCCAATAGAGCATGGTGTGATTAAAGACACGATCAGTGACAAAGCCGGTAAGGAAACATTTGATGAGAAGCTGGAAATGGTGGCaacaaagaaagatattttGTCTACTGATTTGTATGATTTACACAACCACACTCCATTGACGCCATCATTTCACTGCTCAGA TCATGCAAATAACATACCAAAATCCCCGTGCCTTCCTACAAGTTACCTTCGATCACCTGAATCTGATCTTACCATCATATCATGTTATGAAAAATCAACAAGATTCCCTCTGAGAAATTCAAAGACAGGTGGCATTCTTCTGGAGACAAGTAAAGAATTATCGAATATGGGTTATTACCACTGGCGAGAGGACTATGACAACGTTGGAGTAGCGGATACTTTTTCAACAAGATACGATGCTGCCCCCACTACATGCCATATTACTCCATTATCAGATCTTTACTCAAAGGCCTCTGCTTCTTCCACATCATCAAGAAGTGATTGGAAAAATGCTTCACAAGCGCAGCTGTGTCCTGGAAGTCAAGGTCTGTCATCTAGTAGTTCTCTTCATTGGTGCAGTTCACCAGTCACCCCAATGGCTCGGTTAGGTGGGACGAAATCTTCTCAGGGTCTTGACTTTGACAATGGGCTTTATGACTTTCTGCAAGAAGAAACGCCTGAGATACTGAAGGACAGTTCTAATCCTATTAGGTCTGTGAAAGTTAGTTCCCCCAATAAGAAACGGGTTTCTCCTCCTCACAACCACAATCATGAGCTTGGTGCAAGCTCTTCAGGGAGCTTGAGAAGTGGCCGCAAGTTCATATTGAAGGCTGTCCCTTCGTTCCCACCCCTTACCCCTTGTAGCAATTCCGAAGGTAGTGATATCATTCAGAACACTAGTAACCTTCACGATAAGGGCAGAAAGAAATGA
- the LOC137729803 gene encoding putative G-type lectin S-receptor-like serine/threonine-protein kinase At1g61610 yields the protein MELGLFELNTTQPSYNILVSWASPQNPARGLFTLTMDRINSTKLTVWRGDGRQMDIAFWDGQHLRFIFDNTTENNDYTFRYQTIDEEAAYYTFSNNKKYDLIWFVMSSTGNLDQFFLANGNIWSVSHSLCEDSSGGNTGKCLATLPSMCDRGDDFSVMNGSLPSAFNNGSIYMGTSDCETLCKSNCSCTAFVAVQDGQPVCQLYYQSKKDILKVVDEKGSGIIYIRGGSTSSSDGKNLKFWLAIAVPLAFLLILMPISLCCYLHYGRRLQAGDEASRQQEIINSVQVRLFQIGSTDVSPIQYNGAKIANIMELGRQKDQELPLFSFSSIQTATNDFAKANKLGEGGYGPVYKGLLMDGREIAVKRLSEISRQGLEEFKNEVLVICKLQHRNLVRLLGCCIEGEESILIYEYMPNKSLDSFIFDSTKRKLLDWRKRMNIIEGIAQGILYLHKYSRLRIIHRDLKTSNILLDSDMNPKISDFGMARIFTDSDTKGKTSRVVGTFGYMSPEYAMGGLFSEKSDVFSFGVILLEIISGKKNIAFFEADDPLNLLGNAWSLWKEGKSNELMDSTLSGSCSSNEVTRCIQVGLLCVQQRAMDRPNMSDVVSMLSSETFALPLPKEPASWSQLSSTDADSSSSRQRHQSTIDVTTSTIHAR from the exons ATGGAACTAGGGTTGTTTGAACTAAACACAACGCAGCCAAGCTATAACATCCTTGTTTCTTGGGCAAGCCCCCAAAACCCAGCTCGTGGTCTCTTCACTTTAACCATGGACCGGATCAACTCCACAAAGCTTACTGTTTGGAGAGGAGATGGACGCCAGATGGATATCGCGTTCTGGGATGGACAACACCTAAGGTTTATTTTTGACAACACAACTGAAAATAATGACTACACTTTTAGGTACCAAACCATTGATGAAGAAGCTGCCTACTACACCTTTAGCAACAATAAGAAGTACGACCTCATATGGTTTGTCATGTCTTCAACTGGAAATTTGGACCAGTTTTTTTTGGCAAACGGGAATATTTGGTCTGTGAGTCATAGTTTGTGTGAGGACTCAAGCGGGGGTAATACCGGAAAATGCTTGGCGACTTTACCATCTATGTGTGACCGTGGCGATGATTTTTCTGTGATGAATGGTTCGTTGCCATCTGCGTTTAATAATGGATCCATTTATATGGGTACTAGTGATTGTGAAACATTGTGCAAGAGCAATTGTTCTTGCACTGCATTTGTTGCGGTTCAAGATGGTCAACCAGTTTGTCAACTTTATTATCAGAGTAAGAAGGATATTTTGAAGGTTGTTGATGAGAAGGGCTCTGGGATTATTTACATTCGTGGTGGTAGTACTTCTTCAAGTG AtggtaaaaatttgaaattctggCTGGCTATCGCAGTTCCCTTGGCTTTCCTCTTGATTCTTATGCCAATATCGTTATGCTGCTATCTGCATTATGGAAGGAGACTTCAAG CAGGAGATGAAGCAAGCAGACAACAAGAGATTATCAATTCGGTTCAAGTGAGATTATTCCAAATTGGTTCCACCGACGTGTCACCAATTCAATATAACGGAGCTAAAATTGCGAATATAATGGAATTAGGCAGGCAAAAGGATCAAGAATTGCCCTTGTTTAGTTTTTCTTCTATACAAACTGCGACCAATGACTTTGCCAAGGCTAATAAACTGGGGGAAGGTGGATATGGCCCTGTTTATAAG GGTTTGCTAATGGATGGGAGGGAAATTGCAGTGAAAAGGTTGTCCGAAATTTCGAGGCAAGGGTTGGAGGAGTTCAAAAACGAAGTGTTAGTTATTTGTAAGCTTCAGCACAGGAATTTGGTTAGGCTTTTGGGATGCTGCATTGAAGGAGAAGAAAGTATACTAATTTATGAGTATATGCCCAACAAAAGCCTGGATTCTTTCATTTTTG ATTCAACCAAACGGAAGCTTTTGGATTGGAGAAAGCGCATGAACATTATTGAAGGGATTGCTCAAGGCATCCTATATCTTCACAAATACTCAAGATTAAGGATCATTCACCGCGATTTAAAGACGAGCAATATTCTCTTGGATAGTGACATGAACCCtaaaatatcagattttggcATGGCGAGAATTTTCACAGACAGTGACACTAAAGGAAAAACAAGCCGGGTTGTTGGTACATT TGGTTATATGTCTCCCGAGTATGCCATGGGTGGCCTCTTTTCCGAAAAATCAGATGTGTTTAGCTTTGGAGTGATCTTATTAGAGATCATAAGTGGCAAGAAGAACATTGCCTTCTTTGAGGCTGATGATCCACTAAACTTACTAGGCAAT GCCTGGAGTTTGTGGAAAGAAGGCAAGAGCAATGAATTGATGGATTCGACATTGTCTGGTTCTTGTTCGAGTAATGAAGTTACCAGATGCATTCAGGTGGGTCTTTTGTGTGTGCAACAAAGAGCTATGGATCGACCAAACATGTCGGATGTTGTTTCGATGCTAAGCAGTGAAACATTTGCTCTGCCTCTTCCTAAAGAACCTGCATCTTGGAGTCAACTAAGTTCCACTGATGCAGATTCATCTTCAAGTAGGCAAAGACATCAATCTACAATAGATGTGACGACTTCAACAATACATGCTAGGTAG